One Campylobacter concisus DNA window includes the following coding sequences:
- a CDS encoding PstA family ABC transporter permease: MNTFKDFIVKFYAYLCVFIVVAVIFWIFYFIFANGISQINLDFLTKNPQGLNLGESGGIKDAIIGSFLLMILSMIFSALLGVSCAIYRQIYCTSRIIKLGLKFIIQTMASIPSILLGMFVYGLFIVSLDIPKSLLTASITLALMVFPFVEVSTEKAISQTDEKMLRDSFALGVDKNFMARKLVLPTIRKNIISILILAGSYAIGATAPLLLTGVVFMAKAEGLLSPVMALPFHLHMLLSQSIATQNAYATALVLIFILIILHLLSAVVLFDIGEKIARYFKHKRS, translated from the coding sequence ATGAACACCTTTAAAGATTTTATAGTCAAATTTTACGCTTATCTTTGCGTATTTATAGTGGTTGCGGTGATATTTTGGATATTTTATTTCATCTTTGCAAATGGCATCTCTCAGATAAATTTAGACTTTCTAACTAAAAACCCGCAAGGTTTAAATTTAGGTGAGAGCGGTGGCATAAAAGACGCCATCATAGGCTCATTTTTGCTGATGATCCTATCTATGATATTTTCAGCACTTCTTGGCGTTAGCTGCGCCATTTACAGGCAAATTTACTGCACATCTCGCATCATAAAACTTGGGCTTAAATTTATCATCCAAACGATGGCCTCGATACCATCTATCCTGCTTGGTATGTTTGTTTATGGGCTTTTTATCGTTAGCCTTGATATCCCAAAAAGCCTGCTAACAGCTAGCATTACACTTGCCTTGATGGTCTTTCCGTTTGTTGAAGTTAGCACAGAAAAGGCGATCTCGCAGACCGATGAAAAGATGTTAAGAGATAGCTTCGCACTTGGCGTTGATAAAAATTTTATGGCCAGAAAGCTAGTTTTGCCAACTATTAGAAAAAATATCATATCCATCTTAATACTTGCTGGCAGCTACGCCATAGGGGCAACTGCGCCGCTACTTTTAACAGGGGTCGTCTTCATGGCAAAGGCTGAGGGCCTTCTCTCGCCAGTCATGGCACTGCCTTTTCATCTGCACATGCTCCTAAGCCAATCAATCGCAACGCAAAATGCCTACGCCACGGCGCTTGTGCTCATCTTTATACTTATCATTTTGCACCTGCTTTCAGCCGTAGTTTTATTTGATATAGGAGAGAAAATTGCCAGATATTTTAAACATAAAAGATCTTAG
- a CDS encoding phosphate ABC transporter ATP-binding protein yields the protein MPDILNIKDLSIFYQENEILKDLNLNIAQNEIICLMGSSGCGKSTFLSALNGFLEQKGGRYSGEILFKGKNIKDKDEIWLRRKLAILFQDTTLFPFSVERNLTYAMEFYEGSIKDKQKRVEELLKSVNLLDEINDLDMPASKLSGGQKQRLCIARMLTTKPEVLMLDEPCSSLDMKNVLIVEELLKSLSQRYTIIITTHNEEQAKRLGGRIVRIVDKKFTF from the coding sequence TTGCCAGATATTTTAAACATAAAAGATCTTAGTATCTTTTACCAAGAGAATGAAATTTTAAAAGATCTAAATTTAAACATCGCCCAAAATGAGATCATCTGTCTAATGGGCAGCTCAGGATGTGGCAAATCAACATTTCTTTCAGCACTAAATGGCTTTTTGGAGCAAAAAGGCGGCAGATATAGCGGAGAAATTTTATTTAAAGGTAAAAATATCAAAGATAAGGACGAAATTTGGCTAAGACGAAAGCTAGCCATACTCTTTCAAGACACCACGCTCTTTCCTTTTAGCGTCGAGAGAAATTTGACCTATGCGATGGAATTTTACGAAGGCAGCATAAAAGATAAGCAAAAAAGAGTAGAAGAGCTGCTTAAAAGCGTAAATTTGCTAGATGAGATAAATGACCTTGATATGCCAGCTAGCAAACTTTCAGGAGGTCAAAAGCAAAGACTTTGCATCGCAAGGATGCTAACTACAAAGCCTGAAGTGCTCATGCTTGATGAGCCTTGTTCGTCGCTTGATATGAAAAATGTCTTGATTGTAGAGGAGCTTTTAAAAAGCTTGTCGCAAAGATACACTATCATCATCACCACGCACAATGAAGAGCAGGCAAAAAGGCTTGGCGGCAGAATAGTTCGCATCGTAGATAAGAAATTTACATTTTAA
- a CDS encoding carbon-nitrogen hydrolase produces MKVALLQQEFKGTKEATIAKTLELIAEAKNGGADLVVCQELHQTQYFCQSEDTNFFNHANDWQEDVAFWGRVAKDNGVVLVTSLFEKRADGLYHNTAFVFERDGSVAGKYRKMHIPDDPGFYEKFYFTPGDIGFEPIETSLGKLGVLVCWDQWYPEAARLMALKGAKILIYPTAIGWFEGDSDDEKSRQLEAWVAVQRGHSVANGLPVVAVNRVGFEKDDSGVMDGIKFWGNSFVFGPQGEQLFRANSTDELCKIVEIDMKRSEEVRRIWPFLRDRRIDAYANITKRFID; encoded by the coding sequence ATGAAAGTAGCACTACTTCAACAAGAATTTAAAGGGACAAAAGAGGCGACCATCGCAAAGACGCTTGAGCTAATCGCGGAGGCAAAAAATGGAGGTGCTGATCTCGTGGTCTGTCAAGAGCTGCACCAGACGCAGTACTTTTGCCAAAGTGAGGATACAAATTTCTTTAATCATGCAAACGATTGGCAAGAGGACGTCGCTTTTTGGGGCAGGGTGGCTAAGGATAACGGCGTAGTTTTAGTCACTTCGCTATTTGAAAAGAGGGCTGACGGACTTTATCACAACACCGCCTTTGTCTTTGAGCGTGACGGAAGTGTCGCTGGCAAATACCGAAAAATGCACATCCCTGATGACCCTGGATTTTACGAGAAATTTTACTTCACGCCTGGTGATATCGGCTTTGAGCCAATTGAAACAAGCCTTGGCAAGCTTGGCGTTTTGGTTTGCTGGGATCAGTGGTATCCAGAAGCAGCAAGGCTAATGGCGCTAAAAGGGGCGAAAATTCTCATCTATCCAACGGCTATTGGCTGGTTTGAGGGCGATAGTGACGATGAAAAATCAAGACAGCTTGAAGCGTGGGTGGCGGTGCAAAGAGGCCATAGTGTGGCAAATGGTCTGCCAGTGGTCGCAGTAAATCGCGTGGGTTTTGAAAAAGATGATAGTGGTGTGATGGATGGGATAAAATTTTGGGGAAATAGCTTTGTTTTTGGGCCACAAGGCGAGCAGCTTTTCCGCGCAAATAGCACAGATGAGCTATGCAAGATCGTTGAAATAGACATGAAAAGAAGTGAAGAAGTGCGCAGAATTTGGCCATTTTTAAGAGACCGCAGGATCGATGCCTATGCAAATATCACAAAGAGGTTTATCGACTAA
- a CDS encoding cation diffusion facilitator family transporter: MSSPFDYEFNRINKQECTQGENKAVIAAGACAFLLALVKFAAGLLSGSVAVLGSAIDSMLDFIVSLLNLFALRKSRKQADERFNFGYTKLEALAALFECVIIVVAAGYIFYESVKKFSEPNLEIDLGLSLGVMVFSVIVTLCLVLFLNQISKKSGNLIIKADALHYKIDLFSNLAVIISLLIIKFSGFVMIDAIFGIVISGYIAQSAISLGKDALGVLLDHAASPEVTKGIINMIKAKKRISDFHYLNTRQSANTIFLTLHLVFDKDISLYDAHEVADSLEAEIREKFRDYSWQITTHLDPYNDKEGKRDESSTTSTRI, translated from the coding sequence TTGTCAAGTCCGTTTGATTATGAGTTTAACCGCATAAATAAGCAGGAGTGCACGCAGGGCGAAAATAAGGCAGTTATCGCAGCCGGAGCTTGCGCCTTTTTGCTCGCACTTGTGAAATTTGCAGCGGGACTTCTTAGCGGTTCGGTCGCTGTGCTTGGCTCGGCGATTGATTCAATGCTTGATTTTATCGTTTCGCTTTTAAATTTATTTGCGCTTAGAAAGTCAAGAAAGCAAGCTGATGAGAGATTTAACTTTGGCTACACAAAGCTAGAGGCGTTAGCAGCGCTATTTGAGTGCGTTATCATCGTTGTGGCTGCTGGATATATATTTTATGAGAGCGTTAAGAAATTTAGCGAGCCAAATTTAGAGATAGACCTTGGCTTAAGCCTTGGTGTGATGGTATTTTCGGTCATAGTGACGTTATGTTTGGTGCTATTTTTAAACCAAATTTCTAAAAAAAGTGGCAACCTTATCATAAAAGCAGACGCACTGCACTATAAGATCGACCTTTTTAGCAACCTAGCAGTCATCATCTCGCTACTTATCATTAAATTTAGCGGATTTGTGATGATAGATGCGATCTTTGGTATCGTGATAAGTGGCTACATCGCTCAAAGCGCGATAAGCCTTGGCAAAGACGCACTTGGTGTCTTGCTAGATCACGCAGCAAGCCCTGAAGTCACAAAGGGGATCATCAATATGATAAAGGCAAAGAAGAGGATTTCAGACTTTCACTACCTAAACACAAGACAGAGCGCAAATACCATATTTTTAACGTTGCATTTAGTTTTTGACAAAGATATCTCGCTTTACGACGCGCACGAGGTGGCCGACTCGCTTGAAGCTGAGATAAGAGAGAAATTTAGGGATTATTCGTGGCAGATAACCACGCATTTAGACCCATACAACGACAAAGAAGGAAAAAGAGATGAAAGTAGCACTACTTCAACAAGAATTTAA
- a CDS encoding agmatine deiminase family protein: MRAYAEWEEQGLLFLSLPHSNSDWEPYLEEILASYEELVAAVTPYQKVVLICPDEANFARFKKFKNVEFVKLETDDTWIRDYGMIDVCAEDGVKSYDFKFNAWGGKFKSSKDDAINLELAKIYKTKLESVDMILEGGSIEFNGDGVLLTTSKCLLNENRNSSLSKEQIEEKLKNLFGLKRIIWLENGFIKGDDTDSHIDTLARFITPDTIAYAACEDGSDEHFDELKRMEDELKKTGFKLLALPLPKPKFYDGKRLGCTYANFIFVNGALIVPTYNDENDEKVLNLLAKALPDRKIIGVNSLVFVRQNGSLHCSSQNRYKRS, from the coding sequence GTGAGAGCGTACGCAGAGTGGGAAGAGCAGGGGCTTTTGTTTTTATCGCTGCCACATAGCAATAGCGACTGGGAGCCTTATTTAGAGGAGATTTTGGCGAGCTATGAGGAGCTTGTGGCTGCTGTTACGCCCTATCAGAAGGTGGTGCTCATCTGCCCCGATGAGGCAAATTTTGCTAGGTTTAAGAAATTTAAAAATGTTGAGTTTGTTAAGCTTGAGACTGACGATACTTGGATCAGAGACTACGGTATGATCGACGTTTGTGCTGAAGACGGCGTAAAGAGCTACGACTTTAAATTTAACGCTTGGGGCGGTAAATTTAAGAGCTCAAAAGATGATGCGATAAATTTAGAGCTAGCTAAAATTTACAAAACCAAGCTTGAGTCAGTTGATATGATACTAGAGGGCGGAAGCATCGAGTTTAACGGAGATGGCGTGCTTTTAACCACCTCAAAATGCCTGCTAAATGAAAATAGAAATTCCTCTCTTAGCAAAGAGCAGATCGAGGAGAAGCTTAAAAATTTATTTGGCCTAAAGCGTATCATCTGGCTTGAAAATGGCTTTATAAAAGGCGATGACACAGATAGTCACATCGACACTTTAGCACGCTTTATCACGCCTGATACGATAGCTTACGCAGCTTGCGAAGATGGGAGCGATGAGCACTTTGATGAGCTAAAAAGGATGGAAGATGAGCTTAAAAAAACTGGCTTTAAGCTACTTGCTCTGCCGCTACCAAAACCTAAATTTTATGATGGCAAAAGGCTTGGCTGCACCTATGCAAACTTCATCTTTGTAAATGGCGCACTGATCGTGCCAACATATAACGACGAAAACGACGAAAAGGTACTAAATTTACTAGCCAAGGCACTTCCAGATAGAAAGATCATCGGTGTAAATTCGCTAGTTTTTGTCCGTCAAAATGGCTCGCTTCACTGCTCAAGCCAAAATAGATACAAAAGGTCTTAG
- a CDS encoding CBU_0592 family membrane protein produces MIDLFQIIGFLGMICIVMGYFLLQIGRLNSRDLAYQIINLAGAVLLIISLFVHFNLGSFLIEVFWIIITIYGIYKIYKERA; encoded by the coding sequence TTGATCGATCTTTTTCAGATCATCGGCTTTTTGGGGATGATTTGCATCGTGATGGGCTACTTTTTACTTCAGATCGGCCGCCTAAATAGCCGCGATCTAGCCTATCAGATAATAAATTTAGCAGGTGCGGTGCTACTCATCATCTCGCTTTTTGTGCACTTTAACCTCGGTTCATTTTTGATAGAGGTCTTTTGGATAATCATTACGATTTATGGAATTTATAAAATTTACAAGGAGAGAGCGTGA
- a CDS encoding amino acid ABC transporter permease, with product MDFEFIEKFYPLYVKAGVLTCEIAFLGIVFSILIGIFCMAVKFYKLKFLSKVIDCYVELSRNTPLLIQLFFLYYGLPKLGVSMSGFACAVAGLSFLGGSYMSESFRLGFEAVRKSQIEAGLSIALSKNQLLRYVILPQAFSVAVPSISANIIFLLKETSIVSIVALADLVYVAKDLIGLYYKTDEALFMLVISYLVIILPVSLALSYVEKRVRNARS from the coding sequence ATGGATTTTGAGTTTATTGAGAAATTTTATCCGCTTTATGTTAAGGCCGGAGTGCTTACCTGTGAGATCGCCTTTTTAGGGATCGTTTTTTCTATTTTGATCGGTATTTTTTGTATGGCCGTGAAATTTTACAAGCTAAAATTTCTATCAAAAGTGATTGACTGCTACGTTGAGCTCTCAAGAAATACGCCACTTCTTATACAGCTTTTCTTTTTATATTATGGCTTGCCAAAGCTTGGAGTGTCGATGAGCGGCTTTGCCTGTGCGGTTGCTGGGCTTAGCTTTCTTGGTGGTAGCTATATGAGTGAGAGCTTTAGACTTGGTTTTGAGGCGGTTAGAAAGTCGCAGATAGAAGCAGGACTTAGCATCGCACTTAGTAAAAATCAGCTCTTAAGATATGTTATCTTGCCTCAAGCATTTAGCGTAGCAGTGCCAAGCATTAGTGCAAATATTATCTTTTTACTAAAAGAAACAAGCATCGTTAGCATCGTGGCACTCGCCGATCTAGTTTACGTCGCAAAGGATCTTATCGGGCTTTATTACAAGACAGACGAGGCACTTTTTATGCTGGTTATTAGCTATCTTGTAATCATCTTGCCAGTCTCGCTGGCGCTTAGCTACGTCGAAAAAAGGGTGAGAAATGCAAGGAGTTAG
- a CDS encoding amino acid ABC transporter permease, with protein MQGVSILFDTQNLLRLFEGLVVSTEISFISIFISIIGGLVLGVLMSMKNKFIYFILKICLEIVRIMPQIVWLFLFYFGVSKAFDIHISAFTASLIVFSLWGIFEMMDIVRGAITSIPKHQFESAASLGLSKFQIYSHVIIPLATRRLVPGAVNLLSRMIKTTSIVVLIGVVEVVKVGQQIIERNVFTNPMAPFWIYTLIFFLYFAICYPVSKLSKKLEEKWS; from the coding sequence ATGCAAGGAGTTAGTATATTATTTGACACGCAAAATTTACTAAGACTCTTTGAAGGTCTAGTCGTTAGCACAGAAATTTCATTTATCTCTATATTTATCTCTATAATCGGTGGCTTAGTGCTTGGCGTACTTATGAGCATGAAAAATAAATTTATCTATTTTATTTTAAAAATTTGCCTAGAAATCGTTCGTATAATGCCTCAGATCGTTTGGTTATTTTTATTTTATTTTGGTGTCAGTAAGGCGTTTGATATCCACATTTCAGCATTTACAGCCTCACTCATCGTCTTTAGCTTGTGGGGAATTTTTGAAATGATGGACATCGTGCGTGGTGCAATAACATCAATACCAAAACATCAATTTGAATCAGCCGCCTCACTTGGGCTTAGTAAATTTCAAATTTACTCTCACGTCATCATCCCACTAGCCACGAGAAGGCTAGTGCCTGGAGCTGTAAATTTACTAAGCCGTATGATAAAAACGACCTCTATCGTCGTGCTAATTGGCGTTGTAGAGGTAGTCAAAGTCGGCCAGCAGATCATCGAGCGAAATGTATTTACAAATCCTATGGCGCCATTTTGGATATACACGCTCATATTCTTTTTATATTTTGCGATCTGCTATCCAGTCTCAAAATTATCAAAAAAACTAGAAGAAAAATGGAGCTAA
- a CDS encoding amino acid ABC transporter ATP-binding protein translates to MCENILELKKINKFYGELHALKDINLEVKSGEVVVLLGPSGCGKSTTLRCINGLESIASGEIIIDGEVIDAKFKEWQRIRQKVGMVFQSYELFDHMNVIDNVLLGPLKVQKRNRAEAEKTADMWLSKVGLLGKKFAYPKELSGGQKQRIAIVRSLCLNPEIMLFDEVTAALDPEIVREVLDVILNLAKDGMTMLIVTHEMSFARAVANKIVFMDAGAIVEISEPEEFFTNPKSDRAKKFLNLFSF, encoded by the coding sequence ATGTGCGAAAACATCTTGGAACTTAAAAAAATAAACAAATTTTATGGAGAGCTTCACGCCTTAAAGGATATAAATTTAGAGGTTAAAAGCGGCGAAGTGGTCGTGCTTCTTGGACCATCGGGCTGTGGCAAGAGTACAACTCTTAGATGTATAAATGGCCTTGAGAGTATCGCAAGCGGCGAGATCATCATAGACGGCGAAGTAATAGACGCTAAATTTAAAGAGTGGCAAAGAATCCGTCAAAAGGTCGGCATGGTCTTTCAAAGCTACGAGCTCTTTGATCATATGAATGTCATTGACAACGTCCTTCTTGGGCCTTTAAAGGTGCAAAAAAGAAATAGGGCCGAGGCCGAAAAGACCGCTGATATGTGGCTAAGCAAGGTTGGGCTGCTTGGTAAGAAATTTGCCTATCCAAAGGAGCTAAGCGGCGGTCAAAAGCAACGCATAGCTATAGTAAGAAGCCTTTGTTTAAACCCTGAAATTATGCTATTTGACGAGGTTACGGCTGCGCTTGATCCAGAGATCGTTAGAGAAGTGCTTGACGTGATACTAAATTTAGCCAAAGATGGCATGACAATGCTAATAGTCACCCACGAGATGAGCTTTGCAAGGGCGGTTGCAAACAAGATCGTATTTATGGACGCTGGAGCGATCGTGGAAATCAGCGAACCAGAGGAATTTTTTACCAACCCAAAGAGCGACCGCGCGAAGAAATTTCTAAATTTATTCTCGTTTTAG
- a CDS encoding cysteine ABC transporter substrate-binding protein: MRKFKFFLLALIATVFLTGCGNDKGADTAKAASNEADAIAKIKERGYVRIGVFSDKPPFGYVDKDGKNQGYDIYFAKRIAKDLLGDESKVKFELVEAAGRVEVLVADKVDITLANFTKTPERAQVVDFALPYMKVSLGIVSPEGAVIKSIDELKDKTLIVNKGTTADAFFTKNYPDIKLAKYDQNTETFAALVDKRGAALAHDNALLFAWAKETPGFVVGVEALGDVDVIAPAVKKGNKVLLDWLNNEIIELGKENFFHKDYDATLKPIYGDSVNPESLVVEGGKL, translated from the coding sequence GTGAGAAAATTTAAATTTTTCTTATTAGCATTAATCGCTACCGTCTTTCTAACGGGTTGTGGTAATGACAAAGGTGCCGATACGGCAAAAGCTGCTTCAAACGAAGCTGATGCGATCGCAAAGATCAAAGAGCGCGGATATGTAAGAATTGGCGTTTTCAGCGACAAACCACCATTTGGCTATGTCGATAAAGACGGCAAAAACCAAGGCTATGATATTTACTTTGCAAAACGTATCGCAAAAGACCTACTAGGTGATGAGAGCAAGGTAAAATTTGAGCTAGTCGAGGCTGCTGGTAGAGTTGAAGTTTTAGTAGCTGATAAAGTAGATATCACGCTTGCAAATTTTACAAAAACACCTGAGCGTGCACAAGTTGTTGATTTTGCGCTTCCATACATGAAGGTTTCGCTTGGCATCGTAAGCCCTGAAGGTGCGGTAATAAAGAGCATCGATGAGCTAAAAGACAAAACCCTAATCGTAAATAAGGGCACAACCGCAGACGCGTTTTTTACAAAAAATTATCCTGACATTAAGCTTGCAAAATACGACCAAAATACTGAAACATTTGCAGCTTTGGTTGATAAAAGAGGTGCCGCACTAGCACATGATAACGCCCTACTTTTTGCCTGGGCAAAAGAAACTCCAGGCTTTGTCGTAGGTGTTGAAGCACTTGGCGACGTGGACGTGATAGCACCAGCTGTTAAAAAAGGTAACAAAGTTTTACTTGACTGGCTAAACAATGAGATCATTGAGTTAGGTAAAGAAAATTTCTTCCACAAAGACTATGACGCAACACTAAAACCGATATATGGCGACAGCGTCAATCCAGAATCTCTAGTCGTTGAAGGCGGCAAACTCTAA
- a CDS encoding phosphomannomutase/phosphoglucomutase, which produces MKYDEIFREYDIRGIFEKDLTEDSVKAIGLALGKKFNEFGVKTLSVGFDARLSASTLFKYLLSGLNKAGGFKIYNIGLLPTPVGYFSVYADYFDANIMITGSHNPKEYNGFKITIKKDSFFGKDLQILKDKVNEIIASGEQIVDDESCEKFNILEKYVEFFVKEFSDLKNFKKPFVIDCANGAVGVSLVPIVKALGLNAKILYEDPDGNFPNHHPDPSEKENLKELFSLIEKKEFDLGFGFDGDGDRIAVITPKRDIKGDELAYLYALNMKHPKVLGEVKCSQNMYDEIAKIGEVFMGKTGHSNIKKMMKELNVDLAAEVSGHIFFKERYFGFDDALYAMMRVLELVHKGFDLDSELDKMPLVFSTDEIKVKTTDEAKFKIVAKLKECVKNESCDLPKIKNIIDIDGIRIQFENGWALVRASNTTPVIVTRFEAKSKEFLEEIEQKVTNLLKSLM; this is translated from the coding sequence ATGAAATATGATGAAATTTTTAGAGAATACGACATCCGTGGCATCTTTGAAAAAGACTTGACAGAGGACAGCGTCAAGGCTATAGGGCTTGCTTTAGGTAAGAAATTTAATGAATTTGGCGTAAAAACTTTAAGCGTTGGTTTTGATGCAAGACTAAGTGCCAGCACGCTTTTTAAGTATCTGCTAAGCGGTTTAAATAAGGCTGGTGGCTTTAAAATTTACAACATCGGCTTGCTTCCAACTCCTGTTGGCTACTTTAGCGTTTATGCTGATTATTTCGACGCAAACATTATGATCACGGGCTCTCACAACCCAAAAGAGTATAATGGCTTTAAGATCACTATCAAAAAAGATAGTTTTTTTGGCAAAGATCTGCAAATTTTAAAAGATAAAGTTAATGAAATAATCGCCTCTGGTGAGCAGATCGTAGACGATGAAAGCTGTGAGAAATTTAACATCTTAGAAAAATATGTCGAGTTTTTTGTAAAAGAATTTAGTGATCTTAAAAATTTCAAAAAGCCTTTTGTCATCGACTGTGCAAATGGCGCTGTTGGCGTGAGTTTGGTGCCTATCGTCAAGGCACTTGGACTAAATGCAAAAATTTTATATGAAGATCCAGACGGAAATTTTCCAAATCACCATCCAGACCCAAGTGAAAAAGAGAATTTAAAAGAGCTATTTTCTCTTATCGAAAAGAAAGAATTTGACCTTGGATTTGGCTTTGACGGAGATGGCGACAGGATTGCAGTTATAACGCCAAAAAGAGATATAAAAGGCGATGAGCTAGCCTATCTTTATGCGCTAAATATGAAGCATCCAAAGGTACTTGGCGAGGTAAAATGCTCACAAAATATGTACGATGAGATCGCAAAGATCGGTGAAGTTTTTATGGGGAAAACTGGGCATAGCAACATCAAAAAAATGATGAAAGAGCTAAACGTAGATCTAGCGGCCGAAGTTAGCGGACATATCTTCTTTAAAGAGCGGTATTTTGGCTTTGATGATGCGCTTTATGCGATGATGAGGGTGCTTGAGCTAGTGCATAAAGGATTTGACCTTGACAGTGAGCTTGATAAGATGCCACTTGTCTTTAGTACCGATGAGATCAAGGTAAAAACGACTGACGAGGCTAAATTTAAGATAGTTGCCAAGCTAAAAGAGTGCGTGAAAAACGAGAGTTGCGACCTGCCAAAGATAAAAAATATTATTGACATTGATGGTATTAGAATTCAGTTTGAAAATGGCTGGGCGCTGGTGCGTGCATCAAATACAACGCCAGTTATCGTCACTAGATTTGAGGCAAAGAGTAAGGAATTTCTAGAAGAGATCGAGCAAAAAGTAACAAATCTACTAAAGAGCTTAATGTAG